In Pseudonocardia cypriaca, a single genomic region encodes these proteins:
- a CDS encoding four-carbon acid sugar kinase family protein → MSVIESELLASYPPEVEIPASEVAASVAASGRTLVVLDDDPTGTQSVADLPVLTRWASADFEWAFAQHAPAVYVLTNTRSLDPDEAAKRNREVVRNALAAAREMPLAFVSRSDSTLRGHFPLEPEVIADELAQASGTRTDAVVIVPAFPDAGRVTIGGTHYMRDGAGGLVPVAETEFAQDATFGFTRSRLAEYVEEKSGGRYPARDVLVLDLNVIRGGADAIADALDGATGGVPAVADIVTENDLRALALGLAEAERRGKTLLYRVGPPFVRGRIGQEVRAPLTADDAFAGRPSAAGGGLVVIGSHVGLTTRQFDVLRAEHPCARVVELEVGKLLDGAAEEVDAVVADVVAGLADGEVVLHTSRVLVRADTPEESLRIARTVSAALVEVVRRTLAEHPPRFVIAKGGITSSDVASEGLQIRHAIVRGPMLPGIVSLWEPVGGPAAGIPYVVFPGNVGDDRSLLDVVRVLAGT, encoded by the coding sequence ATGAGCGTGATCGAGTCGGAGCTGCTCGCGAGCTACCCGCCCGAGGTCGAGATCCCGGCGAGTGAGGTGGCGGCCTCCGTCGCTGCCTCGGGACGCACGCTCGTGGTGCTCGACGACGATCCGACCGGCACCCAGTCCGTCGCCGACCTGCCGGTGCTCACGCGGTGGGCGAGCGCGGACTTCGAATGGGCCTTCGCGCAGCACGCCCCCGCGGTGTACGTGCTCACCAACACCAGGAGCCTCGACCCGGACGAGGCCGCGAAGCGCAACCGCGAGGTCGTGCGCAACGCACTCGCGGCGGCGCGCGAGATGCCGCTCGCGTTCGTCAGCCGCAGCGACTCCACGCTGCGCGGGCACTTCCCGCTGGAACCCGAGGTGATCGCCGACGAGCTGGCGCAGGCGTCCGGCACGCGCACGGACGCCGTGGTGATCGTGCCCGCGTTCCCGGACGCGGGGCGCGTGACGATCGGCGGCACCCACTACATGCGCGACGGGGCGGGCGGGCTCGTCCCGGTGGCCGAGACCGAGTTCGCGCAGGACGCGACGTTCGGGTTCACCCGGTCCCGGCTGGCCGAGTACGTGGAGGAGAAGTCCGGTGGCCGGTACCCGGCGCGGGACGTGCTCGTCCTCGACCTGAACGTGATCCGCGGCGGGGCCGATGCGATCGCGGACGCACTGGACGGCGCCACCGGCGGCGTGCCCGCCGTCGCCGACATCGTCACGGAGAACGACCTGCGAGCGCTCGCCCTCGGGCTCGCCGAGGCGGAGCGGCGGGGCAAGACGCTGCTGTACCGGGTGGGGCCGCCGTTCGTCCGGGGCCGGATCGGGCAGGAGGTCCGGGCGCCGCTCACGGCCGACGACGCGTTCGCGGGCCGGCCATCCGCCGCCGGTGGCGGGCTCGTGGTCATCGGCTCCCACGTCGGTCTCACCACCCGGCAGTTCGACGTGCTGCGGGCCGAGCACCCGTGCGCCCGTGTCGTCGAGCTGGAGGTCGGGAAGCTGCTCGACGGCGCGGCCGAGGAGGTCGACGCGGTGGTCGCCGACGTCGTCGCCGGTCTCGCCGACGGCGAGGTCGTGCTCCACACCAGCCGCGTGCTGGTGCGGGCCGACACGCCGGAGGAGAGCCTGCGCATCGCGCGCACCGTCTCGGCCGCCCTCGTCGAGGTCGTGCGGCGGACCCTCGCCGAGCACCCGCCCCGATTCGTGATCGCCAAGGGCGGGATCACCTCGTCCGACGTCGCGAGCGAGGGCCTGCAGATCCGCCACGCGATCGTCCGCGGGCCGATGCTGCCCGGCATCGTCTCGCTCTGGGAGCCGGTCGGCGGGCCGGCCGCAGGCATCCCCTACGTCGTGTTCCCCGGCAACGTCGGTGACGACCGGTCCCTGCTCGACGTCGTGCGCGTCCTCGCGGGGACGTGA
- a CDS encoding SDR family NAD(P)-dependent oxidoreductase, with translation MTENGRTAVLTGAASPRGIGRATADRLAREGWAIAVLDIDADEARAAAAEIGEAHGVPALGIGADVSDSGAVDAAIAQVEADLPPIVGLANVAGIASPVPFMNETVEGWDRVFAINMRGTFIVTQRVMRGMIERKQGRVVSVSSVSAQRGGGTYSKVAYSASKAAIIGFTRALAREVGEHGITVNVVTPGPIDTDIMGGTLTDERKAAMSADTLLGRVGTREEVAALIAFLLGDDAGWITAATYDINGGLQIS, from the coding sequence ATGACCGAGAACGGACGCACCGCCGTGCTGACCGGCGCGGCCTCCCCGCGCGGCATCGGCCGCGCCACCGCCGACCGGCTGGCCCGCGAGGGCTGGGCGATCGCGGTGCTGGACATCGACGCCGACGAGGCGCGGGCCGCGGCCGCCGAGATCGGGGAGGCCCATGGCGTGCCGGCGCTCGGCATCGGCGCGGACGTCTCCGACTCCGGTGCAGTCGACGCGGCGATCGCGCAGGTGGAGGCCGACCTGCCGCCGATCGTCGGGCTGGCCAACGTCGCCGGGATCGCCTCGCCCGTCCCTTTCATGAACGAGACGGTGGAGGGCTGGGACCGCGTGTTCGCGATCAACATGCGCGGCACGTTCATCGTCACCCAGCGGGTGATGCGGGGCATGATCGAACGGAAGCAGGGCCGGGTCGTCAGCGTCTCGTCGGTCTCGGCGCAGCGCGGCGGCGGTACCTACTCGAAGGTCGCCTACAGCGCGTCGAAGGCCGCGATCATCGGCTTCACCCGCGCGCTGGCCCGCGAGGTGGGGGAGCACGGGATCACGGTCAACGTGGTGACGCCGGGGCCGATCGACACCGACATCATGGGCGGCACGCTCACCGACGAGCGCAAGGCGGCGATGTCCGCCGACACCCTGCTCGGCCGCGTCGGCACCCGCGAGGAGGTCGCGGCGCTCATCGCGTTCCTGCTCGGCGACGACGCCGGGTGGATCACGGCGGCGACCTACGACATCAACGGCGGGCTCCAGATCTCATGA
- a CDS encoding PucR family transcriptional regulator yields MDTTLRRLLAAIGEPLVEVAAAPAGLDVPLTGLAIVDPDDEPDRYPGQLVLVIGVRGRAATAALRAAARRGAAAVAVKAGGPDHLLRAAATDAGAALLLVRPDVRWERLESLARDVLHEGGAAGDDGSGDLYSLAQTVALLTRGVVSIEDTASRVLAYSRSDADAAQIDEMRRLSILGRQGPADYLRMLREWGVFDRLRDSEDVVQLDEHAELGIRRRLAIGIHAGRRQLGTIWVQEGAEPFAERAAEVLVGAARVAAGHLVRRRSQQAPGGRWERDLMVGLLDGRASPDLVAGTFGLNEDAGALVVAFAVRDGDAAAQELVVAELVEVVSVHAAAHRRAALCAAVGGRVYAVLPEVHGTDGALTLCTEVVAAARRRSGIRVQAGIGSPAAELAGVPGSRREADRVLDAMGESQDVAVFGEIRAEVLLTQTLGLLAANPDLRDPGVARLVAYDREHRTDLVGSVVAWLDAMGDVRTAAERLTVHPNTLRYRVRRATAIAGLRLDDPRARLVHHLQLLAAGRDRS; encoded by the coding sequence ATGGACACCACGCTCCGCAGGCTCCTCGCCGCCATCGGCGAGCCGCTGGTGGAGGTGGCTGCGGCCCCGGCCGGGCTGGACGTCCCGCTCACCGGGCTCGCGATCGTCGACCCCGACGACGAGCCGGATCGTTATCCCGGTCAGCTCGTACTGGTGATCGGGGTGCGGGGCCGCGCCGCCACGGCGGCGTTGCGGGCCGCCGCCCGGCGGGGCGCCGCGGCGGTGGCGGTGAAGGCGGGCGGCCCCGACCACCTGCTGCGGGCCGCCGCGACGGACGCCGGGGCCGCGCTGCTGCTCGTGCGGCCGGACGTGCGCTGGGAGCGGCTCGAGTCGCTCGCGCGCGACGTCCTGCACGAGGGCGGGGCGGCGGGTGACGACGGCTCGGGCGACCTGTACTCGCTAGCGCAAACGGTCGCGCTGCTGACCCGCGGCGTCGTCAGCATCGAGGACACGGCGAGCCGGGTGCTCGCCTACTCCCGCTCCGACGCCGACGCGGCGCAGATCGACGAGATGCGCAGGCTCTCGATCCTCGGCCGCCAGGGCCCCGCGGACTACCTGCGGATGCTGCGCGAGTGGGGCGTGTTCGACCGGTTGCGTGACAGCGAGGACGTCGTCCAGCTCGACGAGCACGCCGAGCTGGGCATCCGGCGCCGGCTGGCGATCGGCATCCACGCGGGCCGCCGCCAGCTCGGCACGATCTGGGTGCAGGAGGGCGCCGAGCCGTTCGCCGAGCGCGCGGCGGAGGTGCTGGTCGGCGCGGCCCGGGTCGCGGCCGGCCACCTCGTGCGGCGTCGCAGCCAGCAGGCACCCGGGGGGCGGTGGGAGCGGGACCTGATGGTCGGGCTGCTCGACGGGCGGGCGAGCCCCGACCTGGTGGCCGGCACGTTCGGGCTGAACGAGGACGCGGGCGCGCTCGTCGTCGCGTTCGCCGTACGAGATGGTGACGCCGCCGCCCAGGAGCTGGTCGTCGCCGAGCTCGTCGAGGTGGTCTCGGTGCACGCGGCGGCGCACCGGCGGGCCGCGCTCTGCGCCGCGGTCGGGGGCCGGGTGTACGCGGTCCTGCCGGAGGTCCACGGGACCGACGGGGCGCTCACCCTGTGCACCGAGGTCGTGGCCGCCGCCCGGCGGCGCAGCGGGATCCGGGTCCAGGCGGGGATCGGTTCGCCGGCGGCGGAGCTGGCCGGCGTGCCGGGCTCCCGGCGCGAGGCCGACCGGGTGCTCGACGCGATGGGCGAGTCCCAGGACGTCGCGGTGTTCGGGGAGATCCGCGCCGAGGTGCTGCTCACCCAGACCCTCGGGCTGCTGGCGGCCAACCCCGACCTGCGCGACCCCGGCGTGGCCCGGCTCGTGGCCTACGACCGGGAGCACCGCACCGACCTCGTCGGCTCGGTGGTGGCGTGGCTCGACGCGATGGGCGACGTCCGGACCGCGGCGGAACGGCTCACCGTGCACCCCAACACCCTCCGCTACCGCGTACGGCGCGCGACGGCGATCGCCGGCCTGCGCCTGGACGACCCGCGGGCCCGGCTGGTGCACCACCTGCAGCTGCTGGCCGCGGGTCGCGACCGCTCCTGA
- a CDS encoding SRPBCC family protein, with translation MTEAAITTPAEREIHIERVFDAPLARVWQAYTDPDLIAQWWGGGGEKVVVERMEVERGGHWRFVAHGPEGSDGFEGRYREVTPQERIVQTFEWDGMPGHVAVETATFTDLGDGRTKVTTTSLFHTTEERDGMLSSGMEHGLNASYAALDALLAKES, from the coding sequence ATGACCGAGGCGGCGATCACGACGCCCGCGGAGCGGGAGATCCACATCGAGCGCGTCTTCGACGCCCCGCTCGCCAGGGTGTGGCAGGCCTACACCGACCCCGACCTGATCGCGCAGTGGTGGGGCGGAGGCGGCGAGAAGGTCGTCGTCGAGCGCATGGAGGTCGAGCGCGGCGGCCACTGGAGGTTCGTCGCGCACGGCCCGGAGGGCAGCGACGGGTTCGAGGGCCGCTACCGCGAGGTCACCCCGCAGGAGCGGATCGTGCAGACGTTCGAGTGGGACGGCATGCCCGGCCACGTCGCGGTCGAGACGGCGACCTTCACCGACCTCGGCGACGGCCGCACGAAGGTCACGACCACGTCGCTGTTCCACACCACCGAGGAGCGCGACGGCATGCTGAGCTCCGGCATGGAGCACGGGCTCAACGCGAGCTACGCCGCGCTCGACGCCCTGCTCGCCAAGGAGTCCTGA
- a CDS encoding ArsR/SmtB family transcription factor — MVQCSDGLDDSFRALSDRTRRGILERLGAREASVSELAEHFGMTLTGMKKHIAVLEEAGLVSTEKVGRVRICRIGPRRLEDETAWIARYREMLEARLDRLGEFLERTKGEQ, encoded by the coding sequence ATGGTTCAGTGTTCGGACGGGCTCGACGACTCCTTCCGGGCGCTGTCCGACCGGACCCGCCGCGGGATCCTCGAGCGCCTCGGCGCGCGCGAGGCGTCCGTCAGCGAGCTCGCCGAGCACTTCGGCATGACGCTCACGGGGATGAAGAAGCACATCGCCGTGCTCGAGGAGGCGGGCCTGGTCAGCACGGAGAAGGTCGGCCGGGTCCGGATCTGCCGGATCGGCCCGCGCCGGCTGGAGGACGAGACCGCGTGGATCGCGCGGTACCGGGAGATGCTCGAGGCACGCCTCGATCGGCTGGGCGAGTTCCTCGAACGGACGAAGGGAGAGCAGTGA
- the pruA gene encoding L-glutamate gamma-semialdehyde dehydrogenase yields MDAITTTPVPRNEPVRDYAPGSPERAGLQAALAELGGVRHELTVTIDGRRQMASGTPFDVVAPHDHAHVLGTSANAGHSEAKAAVEAALRAAPAWRALPFEERAAVLLRAADLLSGPWRDRLNAATMLGQSKTCYQAEIDSACELADFWRFNVAFARQILENQPNSGAGAWNRMDYRPLEGFVYAITPFNFTAIAGNLPTAPALMGNTVIWKPSPTQTLAAFYTMRLLEEAGLPPGVINMLTGDGRDISEVLLSDRALAGIHFTGSSATFQYLWQQVGANIGTYAGYPRLVGETGGKDFVVAHASADVDVLRTALVRGAFEYQGQKCSAASRAFIPRSVWTRLRDDLVEEVESLPMGDVEDFGNFLGAVIDRRSYDKVTTAIERAHSDPGLEVIAGGSADDSTGFFVRPTIVVGGDPGHEMFSTEYFGPLLAVNVYEDAQFEQVLEHVDRGAPYGLTGAVIAQDRAAIATAAEALRFAAGNFYVNDKPTGAVVGQQPFGGGRASGTNDKAGSIYNLLRWVSPRTIKETFVPATTSRYPHQG; encoded by the coding sequence ATGGACGCGATCACCACCACTCCGGTCCCGCGGAACGAGCCGGTGCGCGACTACGCGCCGGGTTCGCCGGAACGCGCGGGCCTCCAGGCCGCGCTCGCCGAGCTGGGCGGGGTGCGGCACGAGCTGACCGTCACCATCGACGGCCGACGGCAGATGGCGAGCGGCACGCCCTTCGACGTGGTCGCCCCGCACGACCACGCGCACGTGCTGGGCACCTCCGCGAACGCCGGGCACAGCGAGGCGAAGGCCGCCGTCGAGGCCGCGCTGCGGGCCGCGCCCGCCTGGCGGGCGCTCCCGTTCGAGGAGCGGGCCGCGGTGCTGCTGCGTGCCGCGGACCTGCTGTCCGGCCCGTGGCGGGACCGGTTGAACGCCGCCACCATGCTCGGCCAGAGCAAGACCTGCTACCAGGCCGAGATCGACTCCGCGTGCGAGCTCGCCGACTTCTGGCGCTTCAACGTGGCGTTCGCCCGGCAGATCCTGGAGAACCAGCCGAACAGCGGCGCCGGTGCGTGGAACCGGATGGACTACCGGCCGCTGGAGGGGTTCGTCTACGCGATCACCCCGTTCAACTTCACCGCGATCGCCGGGAACCTGCCCACCGCGCCCGCGCTGATGGGCAACACGGTCATCTGGAAGCCGTCGCCGACGCAGACGCTCGCGGCGTTCTACACGATGCGGCTGCTGGAGGAGGCGGGCCTGCCCCCTGGCGTGATCAACATGCTGACCGGAGACGGCCGCGACATCTCCGAGGTGCTGCTCTCCGACCGGGCGCTCGCCGGTATCCACTTCACCGGGTCGTCGGCCACGTTCCAGTACCTGTGGCAGCAGGTCGGGGCCAACATCGGCACCTACGCCGGCTACCCGCGGCTGGTCGGCGAGACCGGTGGCAAGGACTTCGTCGTGGCGCACGCGTCCGCCGACGTCGACGTGCTGCGCACCGCACTCGTCCGCGGCGCGTTCGAGTACCAGGGCCAGAAGTGCTCGGCGGCGTCGCGCGCGTTCATCCCGCGCTCGGTGTGGACCCGGCTGCGTGACGACCTCGTCGAGGAGGTCGAGAGCCTGCCGATGGGCGACGTCGAGGACTTCGGCAACTTCCTCGGCGCCGTCATCGACCGCAGGTCCTACGACAAGGTCACGACGGCGATCGAGCGCGCGCACTCCGACCCGGGGCTCGAGGTGATCGCGGGCGGCTCGGCCGACGACAGCACCGGCTTCTTCGTGCGGCCCACGATCGTCGTCGGCGGTGACCCCGGGCACGAGATGTTCTCCACCGAGTACTTCGGCCCGTTGCTCGCCGTCAACGTGTACGAGGACGCGCAGTTCGAGCAGGTCCTCGAACACGTCGACCGGGGTGCGCCGTACGGGCTCACGGGTGCGGTGATCGCGCAGGACCGGGCGGCGATCGCCACGGCGGCGGAGGCGCTGCGCTTCGCAGCGGGCAACTTCTACGTCAACGACAAGCCGACCGGCGCCGTCGTCGGCCAGCAGCCCTTCGGCGGCGGCCGGGCGTCGGGCACCAACGACAAGGCCGGCTCGATCTACAACCTGCTGCGCTGGGTGAGCCCCCGCACGATCAAGGAGACCTTCGTGCCCGCGACGACGAGCCGCTACCCGCACCAGGGCTGA
- a CDS encoding FadR/GntR family transcriptional regulator, with amino-acid sequence MDLSSLVRSLAEQAVPEPGTGRLRLPTERELGASLQVSRGSLREQLSMLEMLGFLDRTQGRGSYLQVPDAGFLRLYFDLSRQLGQLTHDQFSAAREMLEVSVAEAAAERVAEDDVAELRALVDAMVLAAGAGDHERALEADLAFHRRLFTVVDNPIFTLMRDGLAHVLRGAIVDRRRLAAEREPQADGSPRPSDAVHYEVVEALAARDGAAAGAAMRRHFVVWRAVVESAVVGRGVVGCSAISHS; translated from the coding sequence ATGGATCTGTCGTCCCTGGTCCGCAGCCTCGCGGAGCAGGCCGTACCCGAACCCGGCACCGGACGGCTGCGGCTGCCGACCGAGCGCGAGCTCGGGGCGAGCCTGCAGGTCAGCCGCGGCTCGCTGCGGGAGCAGCTGTCCATGCTGGAGATGCTGGGCTTCCTCGACCGGACGCAGGGCCGGGGGTCCTACCTCCAGGTCCCCGACGCCGGGTTCCTGCGGCTCTACTTCGACCTCTCCCGCCAGCTCGGCCAGCTGACGCACGACCAGTTCAGCGCCGCGCGGGAGATGCTGGAGGTCTCCGTGGCCGAGGCGGCGGCCGAGCGCGTCGCCGAGGACGACGTGGCCGAGCTGCGCGCGCTCGTCGACGCGATGGTGCTGGCGGCCGGCGCCGGAGACCACGAACGCGCCCTCGAGGCCGACCTGGCGTTCCACCGCCGCCTGTTCACCGTGGTCGACAACCCGATCTTCACCTTGATGCGGGACGGCCTCGCGCACGTCCTGCGCGGCGCGATCGTCGACCGCAGGCGGCTGGCCGCGGAACGTGAACCGCAGGCCGACGGCTCGCCGCGGCCGTCCGACGCCGTGCACTACGAGGTCGTCGAGGCGCTCGCCGCCCGCGACGGTGCCGCGGCGGGCGCCGCGATGCGCCGCCACTTCGTCGTCTGGCGCGCTGTTGTCGAGAGCGCTGTCGTCGGGCGCGGTGTCGTCGGGTGCAGCGCGATCAGCCACTCCTAG
- a CDS encoding helix-turn-helix domain-containing protein produces the protein MEPTPPTARRELGNLLRELRLGRELGLEAVARRVDLTPGFLSRVERGLRGIGDDKAERLSEFYGLPPRVRERVRQLAPITRAKTWWETAPMARPTREYIGFEQAATAIMSYGSIVHGLLQTQAYCEAMVGGTSITTPAEHTAATVERRLRRQEVLGRPEPPWVWIILDESALHRTIGDPPTMRDQLLALLAATDRARVSVRIIPFSAGAHAGLDSRFTMVSTRNDHAPELVYVEGLSGARTLFEAHDLARYAEAWQALAALALPDKDSRNLIGRTAHDTTTPM, from the coding sequence GTGGAGCCAACGCCTCCGACCGCTCGCCGCGAGCTGGGCAACCTGCTGCGAGAACTCCGGCTGGGCCGTGAGCTTGGCCTCGAGGCCGTGGCCCGGCGGGTTGACCTCACTCCCGGGTTCCTCTCACGCGTAGAACGCGGGCTCCGCGGCATCGGCGACGACAAGGCGGAGCGACTGAGCGAGTTCTACGGGCTCCCCCCACGCGTACGCGAGAGAGTGAGGCAACTTGCCCCCATCACGAGGGCGAAGACCTGGTGGGAGACCGCCCCGATGGCTCGTCCGACGCGGGAGTACATAGGCTTCGAGCAGGCCGCGACAGCGATCATGAGCTATGGCTCGATCGTTCACGGACTCCTGCAGACGCAGGCCTACTGCGAAGCGATGGTGGGCGGAACATCGATCACGACCCCCGCCGAACACACAGCCGCCACGGTCGAGCGACGCCTTCGCAGGCAGGAGGTGCTTGGACGACCGGAGCCGCCGTGGGTTTGGATCATTCTGGACGAGTCAGCACTGCATCGCACGATCGGAGATCCCCCGACGATGCGAGATCAGCTCCTTGCTCTGCTCGCCGCGACGGACCGCGCCCGAGTTTCTGTCCGAATCATCCCCTTCTCGGCGGGCGCGCATGCCGGCTTGGACAGCCGCTTCACAATGGTCAGCACCAGGAACGACCACGCACCGGAACTGGTATACGTAGAAGGCCTGTCCGGGGCGCGAACCTTGTTCGAAGCCCATGACCTCGCAAGATACGCAGAGGCCTGGCAGGCACTCGCGGCGCTTGCGCTGCCCGACAAGGACAGCAGGAACCTCATCGGGCGAACCGCCCACGACACGACGACCCCGATGTAA
- a CDS encoding proline dehydrogenase family protein — protein MLRSTLLAAARSGVVRAAVEAGPFEPLVQRFVAGTTVDAAIAAARTITTDRLVTVDHLGEDTTDRAQADALVAAYRSLLRRLGDEGLADRVEVSVKLSAFGQRLPRDGEKIALDSARQVCEAAAAVGTTVTVDMEDHTTTDATLTTVRDLRLDFPWVGAVLQSQLRRTEGDCRDLAGPGSRVRLCKGAYDEPESVAYRSAAEVDLSYVRCLKILMSGRGLPMVATHDPRLVAIARHLAQRYGRSVRDYELQMLYGVRPNAQTDLAARGLQVRVYLPYGTEWFGYFMRRLAERPANLAFFARSLMSRG, from the coding sequence ATGCTTCGCAGCACCCTGCTGGCGGCGGCCCGGTCGGGCGTCGTGCGCGCCGCCGTGGAGGCCGGGCCGTTCGAGCCGCTCGTCCAGCGTTTCGTCGCCGGTACGACGGTCGACGCGGCGATCGCCGCGGCGCGCACGATCACGACCGACCGGCTCGTCACGGTGGACCACCTCGGCGAGGACACCACCGATCGCGCACAGGCCGACGCGCTCGTCGCCGCGTACCGGTCGCTCCTGCGGCGGCTCGGGGACGAGGGGCTGGCCGACCGGGTCGAGGTGTCGGTGAAGCTGTCGGCGTTCGGGCAGCGGCTGCCGCGGGACGGCGAGAAGATCGCGCTCGACTCGGCGCGGCAGGTGTGCGAGGCGGCGGCCGCGGTGGGCACCACGGTCACCGTCGACATGGAGGACCACACCACCACCGACGCCACCCTGACCACCGTGCGCGACCTGCGCCTGGACTTCCCCTGGGTGGGGGCGGTGCTGCAGTCGCAGCTGCGCCGCACCGAGGGCGACTGCCGGGACCTGGCCGGCCCCGGCTCCCGCGTCCGGCTGTGCAAGGGCGCATACGACGAACCCGAGTCGGTGGCATACCGCAGCGCCGCCGAGGTCGACCTGTCCTACGTCCGGTGCCTCAAGATCCTCATGAGCGGACGGGGCCTCCCGATGGTGGCGACGCACGACCCGCGGCTGGTCGCGATCGCCCGCCACCTCGCGCAGCGGTACGGCCGCTCCGTTCGCGACTACGAGCTGCAGATGCTCTACGGCGTGCGCCCCAACGCGCAGACCGACCTCGCCGCACGCGGGCTGCAGGTGCGGGTCTACCTGCCGTACGGCACGGAGTGGTTCGGGTACTTCATGCGCCGGCTGGCGGAGCGGCCTGCCAACCTCGCGTTCTTCGCGCGGTCGCTGATGTCCCGTGGTTGA
- a CDS encoding DUF397 domain-containing protein has product MVDQDPLRWIKASRSYAHGECVELARDREIIRLRDSKNPDVHLHFPRAEVAAFIDRAQRGELDDLLG; this is encoded by the coding sequence ATGGTCGACCAGGATCCCTTGCGCTGGATCAAGGCATCTCGTAGCTACGCGCACGGTGAATGTGTGGAGCTCGCCCGCGACCGCGAGATAATCCGACTCCGGGACAGCAAGAATCCCGACGTGCATCTGCACTTCCCCCGCGCCGAGGTTGCAGCCTTCATCGACAGAGCCCAGCGCGGCGAGCTCGACGACCTGCTCGGCTAG
- a CDS encoding NAD(P)-dependent oxidoreductase — translation MSAVTFVGVGAIGLPMARRLVDAGHDTTGVDTLPAARERAAAAGVTAVGGFGDAPRAEFVVAMVATPDQLDALVTEALAGDVAGQCWIVMSTVGPESVRAQAARLTAAGASVLDVPVTGGVARAATGELTLFASGPAADVAAARPVLDALGVVREVGDEVGAGQAIKVVNQHLCAIHIVAAAEALALAGKLGLDQAQVLALVEQGAAGSFMLSDRGPRMLQGTEVDVASAISIFVKDSGLVADAAGAVGAGTPLLDVARGRYLQAADAGLAARDDSRVIETY, via the coding sequence ATGTCAGCCGTCACGTTCGTCGGGGTCGGGGCCATCGGGCTCCCGATGGCCCGCAGGCTGGTCGACGCCGGCCACGACACGACCGGCGTCGACACGCTCCCCGCCGCGCGCGAACGCGCTGCCGCCGCGGGCGTGACCGCGGTGGGCGGCTTCGGCGATGCGCCGCGCGCGGAGTTCGTGGTCGCCATGGTGGCAACGCCCGACCAGCTCGACGCCCTCGTCACCGAGGCGCTCGCCGGGGACGTCGCGGGCCAGTGCTGGATCGTGATGAGCACCGTGGGGCCGGAGTCGGTGCGCGCGCAGGCCGCGCGGCTGACGGCTGCCGGCGCCTCGGTGCTCGACGTGCCCGTGACCGGTGGTGTCGCGCGCGCCGCCACCGGTGAGCTCACGCTGTTCGCGTCGGGCCCGGCCGCGGACGTCGCCGCGGCCCGTCCGGTGCTCGACGCGCTCGGCGTCGTCCGCGAGGTGGGCGACGAGGTCGGGGCGGGGCAGGCGATCAAGGTCGTGAACCAGCACCTGTGCGCGATCCACATCGTGGCGGCCGCCGAGGCGCTCGCGCTGGCGGGCAAGCTCGGCCTGGACCAGGCCCAGGTCCTCGCGCTGGTCGAGCAGGGTGCCGCCGGCTCGTTCATGCTGTCCGACCGCGGCCCGCGCATGCTGCAGGGCACCGAGGTCGACGTGGCCAGTGCGATCTCGATCTTCGTCAAGGACAGCGGCCTCGTGGCCGACGCCGCGGGTGCGGTGGGCGCCGGTACCCCGTTGCTCGACGTGGCGCGGGGCCGCTACCTGCAGGCCGCAGATGCCGGCCTGGCCGCGCGGGACGACTCGCGCGTGATCGAGACCTACTAG